The following proteins are encoded in a genomic region of Aquifex aeolicus VF5:
- a CDS encoding folate-binding protein YgfZ, with the protein MGFDLFGKIEDILKELPQDKEASVEDFEEERIKNCVPRIHKELREGFSPLEAGVLPYAISLNKGCYVGQEAIARVYFRGRTPRVLTKFEVIEQVKEEEKILEGNKAIGLITSVSPSGKMALGYILRAKFEKGKEYQTESGKVKAKGVCEDGST; encoded by the coding sequence GTGGGCTTTGACCTCTTCGGAAAGATAGAAGATATCCTTAAAGAACTTCCTCAGGATAAAGAGGCTTCTGTGGAGGATTTTGAAGAGGAAAGGATTAAGAACTGCGTTCCGAGGATACACAAGGAGCTCAGGGAAGGTTTCTCACCTCTTGAAGCGGGAGTACTTCCTTACGCCATTAGTTTGAATAAAGGGTGCTACGTGGGTCAGGAGGCGATAGCGAGGGTTTACTTCAGAGGAAGAACGCCCAGGGTATTGACAAAGTTTGAAGTGATTGAACAGGTCAAGGAGGAAGAGAAAATTCTGGAAGGAAATAAGGCTATAGGATTGATAACTTCCGTCTCTCCGAGCGGAAAAATGGCACTAGGCTACATACTCAGAGCTAAATTTGAAAAAGGTAAGGAATATCAAACCGAGAGCGGAAAGGTAAAGGCCAAAGGAGTGTGCGAAGATGGAAGCACTTGA